One Castanea sativa cultivar Marrone di Chiusa Pesio chromosome 4, ASM4071231v1 DNA window includes the following coding sequences:
- the LOC142631162 gene encoding putative disease resistance protein At4g10780 isoform X1, with the protein MVRKKDRFWEHVEKQNNGRFKCKYCESIFAGGATRIKYHLAGAKCHDINICTKVPKEVQEEASLTIGEPNKKLKGASTSNKDKEREISSASISNDDMIRGVFEKNKAEYIAEILLGVFVEGLLAKLRSIVVEQHISFNLGFKEGLIDLLTLLTQIQLVLNDAEKRQASDDFVRSWLAEFRLVAYDIDDVLDELGYNILQQKVLNYSLPSNDIINMANKIKIINESLNRLKGDIPSDLRAEFVNLIPEISFNMEIDSFLDDSVIEITKTLPQYKLYNCWLIFKKRAFANERLLTPDLKKIGQEIAKKCKRVPWAARFLGGIMYFIHNKDEWLSIQNNKNLDLLDNDNDGVFHTLKLGYNHLPTPSLKRCFTYCAIFPKDYAMKKDEVIQHWMAEGFLKPSKEGNMVMEDIGNTYFNILLATSFFQNATKDAYGNIISCKMHDLVHDFAISISKSEILILDGDSVDNISKVQPLFVRFDDQTTPEISFTEDGFTKLRTLVSENVGFGNMLSNFKCLRVLKLSDVSTSELPDSIEQLIHLRFLHISRAKIVEIPKSITKLYNLQTLRIEDCCNLTKLPEDLSDLINLRHIYIDHFKRLGYKIKMPENMGRLSCLHTLPFFFLDQDGHLIKELGHLNNLRGELDIYNLQYVRGKEEARSANLAKNAKIFKLGFHWGARFGRARDDYDNDEEVLEGLKPHRNLKSLTIKFFKGEKFPSWMFTSLDAGVGLSIYNNLIEISLKWCNKCEEIPTLGHLPCLRVLQIEGMNNVRCVGIEFYSDGNHINTLFPALRRLKMEWMDRLEEWKDAKELTTAVEVFPCLEELTICSCRKLTSLPHTCVSLQELVVQNCLDLRSLPGVLSLLQHLEIKMCGIKELPSGLQSCRSLQYLEIDNCFNLRSIPNLGERLHSLIQLSIWKCPNLISIPNLQELPSLRQLEIWECPNLRVFVVDLRASHSLAGLKILRCGIVQLCLDGFDCLTQLKSLEIGGFCEELNTFPSLASTSIQYSHISLEKVELYGWPKLNHLPDEIQHFTALKYLDLYEFDGMEALSDWLGNLSSLQKLYLVDCKNLMYLPTEQAMGRLTKLETLEIINCPKLEERCAERSGAEWSKIARIPNIIIMGNILKGGF; encoded by the exons ATGGTTCGAAAAAAAGATCGATTTTGGGAGCatgttgaaaaacaaaataatggtcGTTTCAAATGTAAGTATTGTGAAAGCATTTTTGCTGGGGGTGCTACAAGGATTAAATATCACTTGGCTGGAGCAAAATGTCACGATATTAATATTTGTACAAAAGTGCCTAAAGAGGTCCAAGAGGAAGCTTCTCTAACAATTGGTGAACCTAACAAAAAACTTAAGGGTGCATCAACTTCAAACAAGGATAAGGAGAGGGAAATCAGCTCCGCTTCAATATCAAATGATGACATGATAAGGGGAGTGTTTGAAAAG AATAAGGCAGAATACATAGCTGAAATTTTACTTGGTGTTTTTGTGGAGGGACTTCTAGCGAAGTTGAGATCAATTGTTGTAGAGCAAcatattagttttaatttgggtttcaaGGAAGGGCTAATAGACCTTCTTACCTTGTTAACCCAAATTCAACTTGTGTTAAATGATGCTGAGAAAAGACAAGCAAGTGATGATTTTGTGAGGAGTTGGTTAGCAGAGTTTAGACTTGTTGCATATGACATTGATGATGTGCTAGACGAGTTGGGCTATAACATTCTTCAGCAAAAGGTACTAAACTACTCTTTGCCCTCTAATGACATTATCAATATGGCAAACAAAATTAAGATCATCAACGAATCATTGAATAGACTTAAAGGTGACATTCCTAGTGATCTTCGAGCAGAGTTTGTGAATTTGATCCCTGAGATTAGCTTTAACATGGAGATAGACTCCTTCCTCGATGATAGTGTGATAGAAATCACGAAGACTCTTCCccaatataaattatacaattgtTGGTTGATATTCAAGAAAAGAGCATTTGCAAATGAAAGACTTCTAACTCCAGATTTGAAGAAAATTGGACAGGAGATTGctaaaaaatgtaaaagggTTCCATGGGCTGCAAGATTTTTAGGGGGAATAATGTACtttatacataataaagatGAATGGTTAtctattcaaaataataaaaatttggatttaCTGGACAATGATAATGATGGAGTGTTTCACACATTAAAGTTAGGCTATAATCATCTTCCAACACCATCTTTGAAACGATGTTTCACATACTGTGCAATTTTCCCTAAAGATTATGCCATGAAAAAGGACGAAGTAATTCAGCATTGGATGGCTGAAGGGTTCCTTAAACCATCTAAAGAAGGTAATATGGTGATGGAAGATATTGGTAACACgtatttcaatattttgttgGCTACTTCCTTTTTTCAAAATGCTACAAAGGATGCCTATGGTAATATTATTAGTTGCAAAATGCATGATTTGGTGCATGATTTTGCCAtctcaatttcaaaatctgaaattttgattttggatggaGATTCAGTGGATAATATTAGTAAAGTACAACCTTTATTTGTCCGATTTGATGACCAAACAACACCAGAAATTTCATTCACTGAAGATGGATTCACAAAATTGCGTACATTAGTTTCAGAAAATGTAGGCTTTGGCAACatgttatcaaattttaaatgctTACGTGTTTTAAAGTTATCTGATGTTAGTACAAGTGAGTTGCCAGATTCAATTGAACAATTAATACATTTGAGGTTTCTTCACATCTCACGTGCTAAAATTGTGGAGATACCAAAATCCATAACTAAGCTCTACAATTTGCAAACTTTAAGAATAGAAGATTGCTGTAATCTTACAAAGCTTCCTGAAGACCTAAGCGATTTAATTAACTTGAGACATATTTATATTGATCATTTCAAGCGTTTAGGTTACAAAATTAAAATGCCTGAAAATATGGGGCGGCTGAGTTGCCTTCATACgttgccattttttttcttggatcaAGATGGTCATCTGATAAAAGAATTGGGACACTTAAACAATCTTAGAGGAGAATTAGATATTTACAATTTACAGTATGTGAGAGGTAAGGAAGAAGCTAGAAGTGCAAATTTAGCaaaaaatgccaaaatattCAAGTTGGGATTTCATTGGGGTGCTCGTTTTGGTAGAGCAAGGGACGACTATGATAATGATGAAGAGGTGTTGGAAGGTCTCAAGCCTCACCgaaatttgaaaagtttaaCAATCAAATTCTTTAAAGGAGAGAAATTCCCATCATGGATGTTCACGAGTCTTGATGCTGGGGTTGGTTTGTCGATATATAACAATTTGATTGAGATCAGTTTGAAATGGTGCAATAAATGTGAAGAAATTCCAACTCTTGGGCATTTACCCTGTCTTAGGGTTCTTCAAATAGAAGGAATGAATAATGTAAGGTGTGTAGGAATTGAGTTTTATAGTGATGGAAATCATATAAACACATTGTTTCCGGCATTGAGAAGACTCAAAATGGAGTGGATGGATAGGCTAGAAGAGTGGAAGGATGCAAAGGAGTTGACAACCGCAGTTGAGGTATTTCCTTGCCTGGAGGAGTTGACTATATGTTCTTGTAGAAAATTGACTTCTTTGCCACACACCTGTGTTTCCCTTCAGGAGTTGGTAGTACAGAATTGTCTTGACCTGAGATCTTTGCCAGGTGTTCTGTCACTTCTTCAACATTTGGAGATAAAAATGTGTGGTATTAAAGAACTACCTTCTGGTCTACAATCCTGTAGGTCTCTTCAATATTTGGAGATTGATAATTGTTTCAATTTGAGATCAATTCCAAATTTAGGAGAACGATTGCATTCTCTTATCCAATTAAGCATTTGGAAGTGTCCCAATCTGATATCAATTCCAAATCTACAGGAGTTGCCTTCTCTTAGGCAATTAGAAATTTGGGAATGTCCTAATCTAAGGGTATTTGTTGTAGATCTACGAGCATCGCATTCTCTTGCCggattaaaaattttgagatgTGGAATAGTGCAGCTTTGCCTGGACGGGTTCGATTGCCTGACCCAGTTGAAGTCTTTGGAGATCGGTGGATTTTGTGAGGAGTTAAATACTTTCCCAAGTTTGGCTTCTACTTCCATCCAATACTCGCATATTTCCCTCGAAAAAGTAGAATTGTATGGGTGGCCTAAACTCAACCATCTCCCAGATGAAATTCAACACTTCACTGCACTTAAATATCTTGATTTATATGAATTTGATGGAATGGAAGCTTTGTCTGATTGGTTGGGCAACCTTTCTTCTCTTCAAAAGCTGTATCTTGTGGATTGCAAGAACCTGATGTATTTGCCCACTGAGCAAGCAATGGGGCGGCTCACTAAATTAGAAACATTGGAGATTATTAATTGCCCCAAATTGGAGGAAAGATGTGCAGAGCGCAGTGGCGCAGAGTGGTCGAAGATTGCCCGTATTCCAAATATCATAATAATGGGGAATATATTAAAGGGAGGATTCTGA
- the LOC142631162 gene encoding putative disease resistance protein RGA3 isoform X2, with the protein MVRKKDRFWEHVEKQNNGRFKCKYCESIFAGGATRIKYHLAGAKCHDINICTKVPKEVQEEASLTIGEPNKKLKGASTSNKDKEREISSASISNDDMIRGVFEKNKAEYIAEILLGVFVEGLLAKLRSIVVEQHISFNLGFKEGLIDLLTLLTQIQLVLNDAEKRQASDDFVRSWLAEFRLVAYDIDDVLDELGYNILQQKVLNYSLPSNDIINMANKIKIINESLNRLKGDIPSDLRAEFVNLIPEISFNMEIDSFLDDSVIEITKTLPQYKLYNCWLIFKKRAFANERLLTPDLKKIGQEIAKKCKRVPWAARFLGGIMYFIHNKDEWLSIQNNKNLDLLDNDNDGVFHTLKLGYNHLPTPSLKRCFTYCAIFPKDYAMKKDEVIQHWMAEGFLKPSKEGNMVMEDIGNTYFNILLATSFFQNATKDAYGNIISCKMHDLVHDFAISISKSEILILDGDSVDNISKVQPLFVRFDDQTTPEISFTEDGFTKLRTLVSENVGFGNMLSNFKCLRVLKLSDVSTSELPDSIEQLIHLRFLHISRAKIVEIPKSITKLYNLQTLRIEDCCNLTKLPEDLSDLINLRHIYIDHFKRLGYKIKMPENMGRLSCLHTLPFFFLDQDGHLIKELGHLNNLRGELDIYNLQYVRGKEEARSANLAKNAKIFKLGFHWGARFGRARDDYDNDEEVLEGLKPHRNLKSLTIKFFKGEKFPSWMFTSLDAGVGLSIYNNLIEISLKWCNKCEEIPTLGHLPCLRVLQIEGMNNVRCVGIEFYSDGNHINTLFPALRRLKMEWMDRLEEWKDAKELTTAVEVFPCLEELTICSCRKLTSLPHTCVSLQELVVQNCLDLRSLPGVLSLLQHLEIKMCGIKELPSGLQSCRSLQYLEIDNCFNLRSSHISLEKVELYGWPKLNHLPDEIQHFTALKYLDLYEFDGMEALSDWLGNLSSLQKLYLVDCKNLMYLPTEQAMGRLTKLETLEIINCPKLEERCAERSGAEWSKIARIPNIIIMGNILKGGF; encoded by the exons ATGGTTCGAAAAAAAGATCGATTTTGGGAGCatgttgaaaaacaaaataatggtcGTTTCAAATGTAAGTATTGTGAAAGCATTTTTGCTGGGGGTGCTACAAGGATTAAATATCACTTGGCTGGAGCAAAATGTCACGATATTAATATTTGTACAAAAGTGCCTAAAGAGGTCCAAGAGGAAGCTTCTCTAACAATTGGTGAACCTAACAAAAAACTTAAGGGTGCATCAACTTCAAACAAGGATAAGGAGAGGGAAATCAGCTCCGCTTCAATATCAAATGATGACATGATAAGGGGAGTGTTTGAAAAG AATAAGGCAGAATACATAGCTGAAATTTTACTTGGTGTTTTTGTGGAGGGACTTCTAGCGAAGTTGAGATCAATTGTTGTAGAGCAAcatattagttttaatttgggtttcaaGGAAGGGCTAATAGACCTTCTTACCTTGTTAACCCAAATTCAACTTGTGTTAAATGATGCTGAGAAAAGACAAGCAAGTGATGATTTTGTGAGGAGTTGGTTAGCAGAGTTTAGACTTGTTGCATATGACATTGATGATGTGCTAGACGAGTTGGGCTATAACATTCTTCAGCAAAAGGTACTAAACTACTCTTTGCCCTCTAATGACATTATCAATATGGCAAACAAAATTAAGATCATCAACGAATCATTGAATAGACTTAAAGGTGACATTCCTAGTGATCTTCGAGCAGAGTTTGTGAATTTGATCCCTGAGATTAGCTTTAACATGGAGATAGACTCCTTCCTCGATGATAGTGTGATAGAAATCACGAAGACTCTTCCccaatataaattatacaattgtTGGTTGATATTCAAGAAAAGAGCATTTGCAAATGAAAGACTTCTAACTCCAGATTTGAAGAAAATTGGACAGGAGATTGctaaaaaatgtaaaagggTTCCATGGGCTGCAAGATTTTTAGGGGGAATAATGTACtttatacataataaagatGAATGGTTAtctattcaaaataataaaaatttggatttaCTGGACAATGATAATGATGGAGTGTTTCACACATTAAAGTTAGGCTATAATCATCTTCCAACACCATCTTTGAAACGATGTTTCACATACTGTGCAATTTTCCCTAAAGATTATGCCATGAAAAAGGACGAAGTAATTCAGCATTGGATGGCTGAAGGGTTCCTTAAACCATCTAAAGAAGGTAATATGGTGATGGAAGATATTGGTAACACgtatttcaatattttgttgGCTACTTCCTTTTTTCAAAATGCTACAAAGGATGCCTATGGTAATATTATTAGTTGCAAAATGCATGATTTGGTGCATGATTTTGCCAtctcaatttcaaaatctgaaattttgattttggatggaGATTCAGTGGATAATATTAGTAAAGTACAACCTTTATTTGTCCGATTTGATGACCAAACAACACCAGAAATTTCATTCACTGAAGATGGATTCACAAAATTGCGTACATTAGTTTCAGAAAATGTAGGCTTTGGCAACatgttatcaaattttaaatgctTACGTGTTTTAAAGTTATCTGATGTTAGTACAAGTGAGTTGCCAGATTCAATTGAACAATTAATACATTTGAGGTTTCTTCACATCTCACGTGCTAAAATTGTGGAGATACCAAAATCCATAACTAAGCTCTACAATTTGCAAACTTTAAGAATAGAAGATTGCTGTAATCTTACAAAGCTTCCTGAAGACCTAAGCGATTTAATTAACTTGAGACATATTTATATTGATCATTTCAAGCGTTTAGGTTACAAAATTAAAATGCCTGAAAATATGGGGCGGCTGAGTTGCCTTCATACgttgccattttttttcttggatcaAGATGGTCATCTGATAAAAGAATTGGGACACTTAAACAATCTTAGAGGAGAATTAGATATTTACAATTTACAGTATGTGAGAGGTAAGGAAGAAGCTAGAAGTGCAAATTTAGCaaaaaatgccaaaatattCAAGTTGGGATTTCATTGGGGTGCTCGTTTTGGTAGAGCAAGGGACGACTATGATAATGATGAAGAGGTGTTGGAAGGTCTCAAGCCTCACCgaaatttgaaaagtttaaCAATCAAATTCTTTAAAGGAGAGAAATTCCCATCATGGATGTTCACGAGTCTTGATGCTGGGGTTGGTTTGTCGATATATAACAATTTGATTGAGATCAGTTTGAAATGGTGCAATAAATGTGAAGAAATTCCAACTCTTGGGCATTTACCCTGTCTTAGGGTTCTTCAAATAGAAGGAATGAATAATGTAAGGTGTGTAGGAATTGAGTTTTATAGTGATGGAAATCATATAAACACATTGTTTCCGGCATTGAGAAGACTCAAAATGGAGTGGATGGATAGGCTAGAAGAGTGGAAGGATGCAAAGGAGTTGACAACCGCAGTTGAGGTATTTCCTTGCCTGGAGGAGTTGACTATATGTTCTTGTAGAAAATTGACTTCTTTGCCACACACCTGTGTTTCCCTTCAGGAGTTGGTAGTACAGAATTGTCTTGACCTGAGATCTTTGCCAGGTGTTCTGTCACTTCTTCAACATTTGGAGATAAAAATGTGTGGTATTAAAGAACTACCTTCTGGTCTACAATCCTGTAGGTCTCTTCAATATTTGGAGATTGATAATTGTTTCAATTTGAGATCA TCGCATATTTCCCTCGAAAAAGTAGAATTGTATGGGTGGCCTAAACTCAACCATCTCCCAGATGAAATTCAACACTTCACTGCACTTAAATATCTTGATTTATATGAATTTGATGGAATGGAAGCTTTGTCTGATTGGTTGGGCAACCTTTCTTCTCTTCAAAAGCTGTATCTTGTGGATTGCAAGAACCTGATGTATTTGCCCACTGAGCAAGCAATGGGGCGGCTCACTAAATTAGAAACATTGGAGATTATTAATTGCCCCAAATTGGAGGAAAGATGTGCAGAGCGCAGTGGCGCAGAGTGGTCGAAGATTGCCCGTATTCCAAATATCATAATAATGGGGAATATATTAAAGGGAGGATTCTGA